In a genomic window of Roseofilum casamattae BLCC-M143:
- a CDS encoding response regulator, translating to MTKPMILCVDDEAVVLNSLKIQLKNAFLDNYIYELAESADEAWEIIQEFQDDELDLIVIVSDWLMPGIKGDEFLISIHEKFPQVVKVMLTGQADRCAIERARSEANLYCYIAKPWNQDDLIETIRSGLQQLEMYN from the coding sequence ATGACTAAACCAATGATTTTATGCGTTGATGATGAAGCTGTTGTTCTGAATAGCTTAAAAATCCAGTTGAAAAATGCGTTCTTAGATAATTATATTTATGAATTAGCCGAAAGCGCTGATGAAGCGTGGGAAATTATTCAAGAATTCCAAGATGACGAACTCGATCTGATTGTAATCGTATCGGACTGGCTCATGCCAGGAATCAAAGGCGATGAATTTCTCATCAGTATTCATGAGAAATTTCCTCAAGTCGTAAAGGTAATGTTAACCGGGCAAGCCGATCGCTGCGCCATCGAACGGGCCCGGAGCGAGGCTAATTTATATTGCTACATTGCGAAACCTTGGAACCAAGATGACTTGATCGAAACAATTCGTTCGGGTTTGCAGCAGCTTGAGATGTATAATTAG
- the recA gene encoding recombinase RecA → MAAKTNDNPDKQKALKAVLTQIERNFGKGAIMRLGDAGRMKVETIPTGALTLDLALGGGLPKGRVIEIYGPESSGKTTLALHAISEVQKSGGVAAFVDAEHALDPTYASVLGVDIENLLVSQPDTGEMALEVVDQLVRSAAVDIVVVDSVAALVPRSEIEGDMGDAPMGAQARLMSQAMRKITGNIGKSGCTVIFLNQLRQKIGVVYGNPETTTGGNALKFYASVRLDIRRIQTLKKGSEEFGIRAKVKVAKNKVAPPFRIAEFDIIFGKGISSFGCLLDIAEETGVITKKGAWYSKDGSNIGQGRDNTIQYMLDNPKFTEKVENQVREKLDMGAVVSSNSVAQPSEEEKKEAAAIEAIEEELEL, encoded by the coding sequence ATGGCTGCAAAAACAAATGACAATCCAGATAAACAAAAAGCCCTAAAAGCTGTATTAACTCAGATAGAGCGTAACTTTGGTAAAGGCGCGATTATGCGTCTGGGCGACGCGGGGCGGATGAAAGTTGAAACCATTCCCACCGGAGCGCTCACCCTGGACTTAGCTCTGGGAGGAGGACTGCCCAAAGGACGGGTGATTGAAATCTACGGCCCTGAAAGTTCCGGGAAAACCACTTTAGCCCTGCACGCGATCTCGGAAGTGCAGAAAAGCGGTGGAGTTGCGGCGTTCGTGGATGCGGAACATGCTCTCGATCCCACCTATGCCTCCGTGTTGGGGGTGGATATTGAAAATCTGCTGGTTTCGCAACCGGATACTGGGGAAATGGCCTTGGAGGTGGTGGATCAATTGGTGCGATCGGCTGCTGTAGATATTGTCGTGGTAGATTCGGTTGCTGCTTTAGTCCCGCGATCGGAAATTGAAGGGGACATGGGAGATGCGCCCATGGGTGCTCAGGCGCGGCTGATGAGCCAAGCGATGCGGAAAATTACCGGGAATATCGGTAAATCGGGCTGTACGGTGATTTTCCTCAATCAACTGCGGCAAAAAATTGGCGTGGTGTATGGAAATCCGGAAACAACCACCGGGGGCAATGCCCTGAAGTTCTATGCTTCCGTGCGCTTGGATATCCGACGCATTCAAACTCTGAAGAAAGGATCGGAAGAGTTTGGAATTCGGGCGAAAGTGAAAGTGGCGAAAAACAAGGTTGCGCCGCCGTTCCGGATTGCTGAGTTCGATATTATTTTTGGTAAAGGAATCTCGTCTTTTGGCTGTCTGTTAGATATTGCCGAGGAGACTGGAGTTATTACCAAGAAAGGGGCGTGGTATAGCAAAGATGGCAGCAATATCGGCCAGGGTCGCGATAATACGATTCAGTACATGCTAGATAACCCGAAGTTTACCGAAAAGGTGGAAAATCAGGTGCGCGAAAAGTTAGATATGGGGGCGGTGGTTTCATCGAACTCTGTAGCTCAACCCAGCGAGGAGGAGAAGAAAGAGGCGGCGGCGATCGAGGCGATCGAGGAAGAGTTGGAACTGTAA
- a CDS encoding aldo/keto reductase produces MQYRRFGRTGLDMPIFSCGGMRYQYKWQDVPLGEIPADNQENLEATIHRALELGINHIETARGYGSSEVQLGQILPTLPRDRFIMQTKVVPNPDPQVFRDKLETSLQRLQLDYIDILGIHGINTDEIIEDTVRPGGCLDVAREYQKQGRIGHIGFSTHGPTDVIVRAIETDQFDYVNLHWYYINQLNWPAIAAAKRHDMGVFIISPSDKGGMLYQPPQKLVDLCAPLSPMVFNDLFCLSHGQVHTLSLGAARPSDFDEHLKVLPLLDRADTLLPPILARLEEAAIAILGETWYKTWRFGLPTPEMTPGNINIPTILWLRNLVLAYDLIEYGKKRYNLIGNGGHWFPGQKAKDLERFDFAPCLANSPHAEVIPDLLRETEEMLGGEEVKRLSQS; encoded by the coding sequence ATGCAGTATCGACGATTTGGCAGAACCGGTCTGGACATGCCCATCTTTTCTTGTGGTGGGATGCGCTATCAATACAAATGGCAAGATGTTCCTCTAGGGGAGATTCCTGCCGACAATCAGGAAAACCTGGAAGCGACTATACACCGCGCGCTCGAGCTGGGAATTAACCATATTGAAACCGCTAGGGGCTATGGTAGCTCGGAAGTACAACTGGGGCAGATTTTACCCACTTTACCCCGCGATCGCTTCATCATGCAAACGAAGGTGGTTCCCAACCCAGACCCGCAAGTCTTTCGCGACAAGTTAGAAACCTCTTTGCAACGGCTGCAACTCGACTACATCGATATTCTCGGGATTCATGGCATTAACACGGATGAGATTATTGAAGATACGGTTCGTCCTGGCGGATGTTTAGATGTGGCGCGGGAGTACCAAAAGCAAGGGAGAATCGGGCATATTGGCTTTTCGACACACGGCCCGACGGATGTCATTGTCCGTGCTATCGAGACCGACCAATTCGATTATGTAAATTTACATTGGTATTATATTAACCAGCTCAACTGGCCGGCGATCGCCGCCGCAAAGCGACACGATATGGGCGTGTTTATCATTAGCCCGTCCGATAAAGGCGGAATGCTCTATCAACCGCCGCAAAAGCTGGTGGATCTGTGCGCGCCCCTGAGTCCGATGGTGTTTAACGACTTGTTTTGTCTGAGCCATGGGCAAGTGCATACCCTCAGCTTAGGAGCCGCTCGTCCCAGCGATTTTGACGAACACCTGAAGGTTTTACCCCTGCTCGATCGGGCCGATACCCTTCTCCCTCCCATTCTCGCCCGTTTGGAGGAAGCAGCGATCGCAATTCTTGGGGAAACCTGGTACAAAACTTGGCGATTTGGTCTACCCACTCCAGAGATGACTCCCGGCAATATTAATATTCCCACCATTCTCTGGTTGCGCAATCTGGTTCTCGCTTACGATCTGATCGAGTACGGCAAAAAGCGCTATAACCTGATTGGCAATGGCGGTCATTGGTTTCCCGGACAAAAAGCGAAAGACCTCGAACGCTTCGATTTTGCCCCTTGTTTAGCGAACAGTCCCCACGCTGAAGTCATTCCCGATCTGCTACGCGAGACGGAGGAAATGTTGGGTGGGGAAGAGGTTAAGCGCCTTTCTCAGTCCTAG
- the fba gene encoding class II fructose-bisphosphate aldolase (catalyzes the reversible aldol condensation of dihydroxyacetonephosphate and glyceraldehyde 3-phosphate in the Calvin cycle, glycolysis, and/or gluconeogenesis), which yields MALVPMRLLLDHAAENNYGIPAYNVNNMEQILSIMQAADEADSPVILQASRGARKYAGENFLRHLVLAAVESFPHIPIALHQDHGNAPNTCYTAMRYGFTSVMMDGSLEADAKTPASFEYNVSVTAEVVKVAHSIGVSVEGELGCLGSLETGQGEKEDGHGFEGTLSHDQLLTDPDEAVQFVEQTQVDALAVAIGTSHGAYKFTRKPTGEILAISRIAEIHKRLPNTHLVMHGSSSVPEDLIAIINKHGGNIPETYGVPVEEIQKGIQSGVRKVNIDTDNRLAITAAIREAATADPSNFDPRHFMKPSIKYMKQVCLDRYQQFNTAGNASKIKQQPLDVYAIKYEKGELNATVKETAAV from the coding sequence ATGGCGCTAGTACCCATGCGGCTTCTGCTCGACCACGCCGCTGAAAACAACTACGGTATTCCAGCTTATAACGTAAACAACATGGAGCAAATCCTATCCATCATGCAAGCTGCTGATGAAGCGGATAGCCCCGTAATTCTGCAAGCCTCTCGTGGTGCGCGCAAGTATGCTGGCGAAAACTTCCTCCGCCACCTCGTACTGGCTGCTGTAGAGTCTTTTCCTCATATTCCCATCGCTCTGCACCAAGACCATGGAAACGCTCCTAACACCTGCTACACCGCCATGCGCTATGGCTTCACCAGCGTCATGATGGATGGTTCCTTAGAAGCAGATGCGAAAACTCCCGCCAGCTTCGAGTACAACGTAAGCGTTACTGCTGAAGTCGTTAAAGTCGCTCACTCCATTGGGGTTAGCGTTGAAGGCGAACTCGGTTGCTTGGGTTCTCTGGAAACCGGACAAGGAGAAAAAGAAGACGGTCACGGATTTGAAGGAACCCTGTCTCACGACCAACTGCTCACCGATCCCGATGAAGCCGTTCAGTTCGTCGAGCAAACTCAAGTAGACGCCCTTGCTGTTGCCATCGGAACCAGTCACGGTGCTTACAAATTCACCCGCAAACCCACCGGCGAAATCCTGGCCATCAGCCGTATTGCTGAAATTCACAAGCGCCTACCCAACACCCACTTGGTAATGCACGGTTCTTCTTCCGTCCCTGAAGATCTGATTGCGATCATCAACAAGCATGGTGGAAATATCCCCGAAACCTACGGCGTACCCGTCGAAGAAATTCAAAAAGGAATTCAAAGCGGCGTTCGTAAAGTTAATATCGACACCGATAACCGCTTGGCGATCACTGCTGCAATTCGCGAAGCTGCAACCGCAGATCCTTCCAACTTCGATCCCCGCCACTTCATGAAACCTTCCATCAAGTACATGAAACAGGTTTGCTTGGATCGCTACCAGCAGTTCAACACCGCTGGAAATGCAAGCAAAATCAAGCAACAGCCTTTGGATGTATACGCTATCAAATACGAAAAAGGCGAATTGAATGCAACTGTTAAAGAAACTGCTGCCGTTTAA
- a CDS encoding PadR family transcriptional regulator, whose translation MYIQFVEYVNEKFMALAHTILTVLAHAPQSGYDISKEFDEAVSCFWRATQQQIYRELSKMENRGWVNYQTIQQEGKPNKKVYHLTAEGREELLRWFIEPSEPTPIREDLLVKVLAGPYVDRTWLMSELTHRRQVHWRQLEYYLEKEQWFQSQPNLPIGDRFRYLTLRRGIRHEQAWVEWCDEAIAFVRGNDSHF comes from the coding sequence ATGTATATTCAATTTGTTGAATATGTCAATGAGAAATTTATGGCTCTTGCTCATACAATTCTGACTGTCCTGGCTCATGCTCCCCAAAGCGGTTACGACATTAGTAAGGAGTTTGACGAGGCAGTGAGTTGCTTTTGGCGTGCAACTCAACAGCAGATTTATCGCGAACTGAGCAAGATGGAAAATCGAGGGTGGGTGAACTATCAAACCATTCAGCAAGAGGGAAAACCGAACAAGAAGGTGTACCATCTGACTGCAGAAGGTCGAGAAGAGTTGTTGCGCTGGTTTATCGAACCGAGCGAACCGACACCTATTCGCGAAGATTTATTAGTGAAAGTGCTGGCCGGCCCCTATGTCGATAGGACATGGTTAATGTCCGAACTCACCCATCGCCGCCAGGTGCATTGGCGCCAGTTAGAGTATTACCTGGAAAAAGAGCAGTGGTTTCAGAGTCAACCCAACTTGCCAATTGGCGATCGCTTTCGGTATTTAACGTTGCGACGAGGAATCCGCCACGAGCAAGCCTGGGTGGAATGGTGCGATGAGGCGATCGCTTTTGTACGAGGTAATGACAGCCATTTTTGA
- a CDS encoding glutathione S-transferase: protein MRLLQFSTSHYCRKARLILGYKQLAYEVENLTPGAHVLRVKPLTGGQTLPVLLTPTTAIGDSTRIWQYLEESDRDRPITLTDRQLQQEAELLEDWLDESIGVATRFVYYDYRSGEGKSIDPSWFSQAIIQIVKRQYGINSTSVTLASDRLKLGLSILADRWRDRPYLVGGRLSIADLAAAALLSPLALIPSYRDRYPWLFDRIIEIHQTCNEPLPPGLGH from the coding sequence ATGCGCTTGTTGCAATTTAGTACGTCTCATTATTGTCGTAAAGCTCGGTTGATTTTAGGGTATAAGCAACTCGCTTATGAGGTAGAAAACCTGACTCCAGGCGCTCATGTTTTGCGCGTAAAACCCTTAACCGGCGGGCAAACTCTGCCAGTTTTATTGACTCCAACAACAGCAATTGGAGATTCGACTCGAATTTGGCAATACTTGGAAGAATCCGATCGCGATCGCCCCATTACCTTAACCGATCGCCAACTGCAGCAAGAAGCCGAACTGCTCGAAGATTGGTTAGACGAAAGCATCGGCGTCGCGACTCGATTTGTTTATTATGACTATCGCTCAGGTGAAGGCAAGTCTATCGATCCATCCTGGTTTAGCCAAGCCATCATCCAAATTGTGAAGCGCCAGTATGGAATTAACTCCACTTCAGTCACCCTAGCTAGCGATCGCCTGAAACTTGGATTAAGTATTCTTGCCGATCGCTGGCGAGATCGGCCCTACCTCGTTGGCGGCCGACTCAGCATTGCCGATCTAGCCGCCGCCGCTCTCCTCAGTCCTTTAGCTCTAATTCCCAGCTATCGCGATCGCTATCCCTGGCTCTTTGACCGCATCATTGAAATACATCAAACCTGCAACGAACCCCTACCCCCCGGTTTAGGACACTGA
- a CDS encoding PAS domain S-box protein: MSKPVILCVDDEHFILDSLKRMLRREFGRSYQVELAENGNEALGIMDKYLSDKGEIVLVISDYMMPRMKGDELLQKIHETCPRTIKIMLTGQADIEGIRNVVNYANLYRYITKPWQIEDLRLTIREALNSYSQEKMIVETNVQLQNANASLEKLNQEQARLIQSLQQAEDKYRRIFENALEGIFQSTPEGQYISANPALARIYGYDSTEELMESVTEIGNQLYVEGDRRQEFIDIMDEQNSVSAFESQVYRKDGSIIWISENARTVRDDEGKLLYYQGFIEEITERKESEAERQQFIEDMFEVNANLEIALSDLESSLNTEVELKNAYGRFVPHEFIQLLNKESILDINIGNHVQKEMSIIFSDIRDFTSLSESMSPEDNFRFINAYLSRMEPAIIENHGFIDKYIGDAIMALFDGSADDAVQAGIAMLDELHVYNETRGRPGRPKLNIGIGINTGLMMVGTVGGQNRMDSTVISDAVNLASRLEGLTKNYKVPLLISEHTFLRLKHPYEYEIRIIDKVRVKGKSERVSVFEIFNADPEPMRIAKSQTKTLFEQGLTYYYLQRFPQAAERFEECLRICPPDQVSQIYFNQVIEYLYGKK; encoded by the coding sequence ATGAGTAAGCCGGTTATTTTATGTGTTGATGACGAACACTTTATACTCGACAGTCTCAAACGAATGTTGAGACGAGAATTTGGCAGGTCTTATCAAGTAGAATTAGCCGAAAATGGTAATGAAGCTCTGGGGATTATGGATAAATATCTCTCGGATAAGGGAGAGATTGTTCTGGTAATTTCCGATTACATGATGCCGAGGATGAAAGGAGACGAACTATTACAAAAAATACATGAAACATGTCCGAGAACCATTAAAATTATGCTCACCGGGCAAGCCGATATTGAAGGAATTCGCAATGTGGTGAACTATGCCAATCTCTACCGATATATTACGAAACCTTGGCAAATTGAAGATCTGCGTTTAACAATTCGGGAGGCTCTCAATAGTTATTCACAGGAAAAGATGATTGTTGAAACGAATGTGCAATTGCAAAATGCTAATGCGAGCTTAGAAAAACTCAATCAAGAACAAGCCCGTTTGATTCAATCTCTACAACAAGCTGAAGACAAATACCGGCGTATTTTTGAGAATGCATTAGAAGGAATTTTTCAATCCACTCCAGAGGGGCAGTATATTAGTGCGAATCCAGCTCTAGCGCGGATCTATGGCTATGATTCAACCGAGGAGTTAATGGAGTCGGTGACTGAAATTGGGAATCAACTGTATGTTGAGGGCGATCGCCGACAAGAGTTTATTGATATTATGGACGAGCAGAACTCGGTTTCTGCGTTTGAATCCCAGGTCTATCGCAAAGATGGGAGTATCATTTGGATTTCGGAGAATGCACGCACCGTGCGCGATGATGAAGGCAAATTACTCTACTACCAAGGATTTATTGAGGAAATCACGGAACGGAAGGAGTCGGAAGCCGAACGGCAACAATTTATTGAGGATATGTTCGAGGTCAATGCGAACTTAGAAATTGCCTTGAGCGATCTCGAAAGCTCTTTAAATACAGAAGTAGAATTAAAAAATGCCTACGGTCGTTTTGTTCCTCATGAATTTATTCAATTACTGAATAAAGAAAGTATTTTAGATATTAATATCGGCAACCACGTTCAGAAAGAGATGTCGATTATCTTTTCGGATATTCGCGACTTTACTAGCTTATCGGAAAGCATGAGTCCGGAAGATAATTTTAGATTTATTAATGCTTATCTGTCGCGGATGGAACCTGCTATCATTGAGAACCACGGCTTTATTGATAAGTATATTGGCGATGCCATAATGGCTTTATTTGATGGCAGTGCCGATGATGCCGTGCAAGCCGGAATTGCTATGCTCGACGAGCTACATGTTTATAATGAAACGCGCGGCCGGCCCGGACGACCGAAGCTCAATATCGGGATTGGGATTAATACGGGTTTAATGATGGTGGGAACCGTTGGCGGTCAAAATCGGATGGACAGTACGGTAATTAGCGATGCGGTTAACCTTGCCTCTCGCTTGGAAGGCTTGACCAAAAATTATAAGGTTCCGCTTCTGATTTCGGAGCATACATTTTTGCGATTAAAGCACCCTTATGAATATGAAATCAGAATTATTGACAAAGTGCGGGTAAAAGGGAAGTCAGAGCGGGTTTCTGTCTTTGAGATATTCAATGCCGATCCCGAGCCGATGAGAATCGCGAAAAGCCAAACAAAAACGTTATTTGAGCAAGGACTAACTTATTATTATCTCCAGCGCTTTCCCCAAGCAGCAGAACGATTTGAAGAGTGCCTGCGTATTTGTCCGCCAGATCAGGTGTCGCAGATTTATTTTAACCAAGTTATTGAATATTTGTACGGAAAAAAATAA
- the rpiA gene encoding ribose-5-phosphate isomerase RpiA — MSATDPVKLMKQEVGRAAAAKVKSGTIVGLGTGSTTAYAIEFIGDRLKAGEIDNIVGVPTSFQAEVLAAKYNIPLTTLDAIDRMDLAIDGADEVDPNKNLIKGGGAAHTREKIVDSLADCFIVVVDSGKLVDRLGSTFLLPVEVIPMAVTPVMKAIAKLGGQPQLRMGVKKAGPVITDQGNMVIDVKFDQIDNPAELEATLNNIPGVLENGLFVGVADIILVGEVKDNQPSVREF, encoded by the coding sequence ATGAGTGCAACCGATCCAGTAAAATTAATGAAGCAAGAAGTAGGCAGAGCAGCAGCGGCTAAGGTCAAGTCAGGAACGATCGTCGGATTAGGCACTGGATCGACAACGGCTTATGCGATCGAGTTTATTGGCGATCGCCTGAAAGCTGGCGAGATCGATAATATTGTCGGCGTCCCGACCTCCTTTCAAGCCGAAGTTTTGGCGGCTAAGTACAATATTCCTCTGACGACTCTAGATGCGATCGACCGTATGGATCTGGCCATTGACGGTGCTGATGAAGTCGATCCTAACAAAAACCTGATCAAAGGTGGGGGAGCTGCCCATACTCGAGAAAAAATTGTTGATTCTCTCGCCGATTGCTTTATTGTGGTGGTTGATTCGGGTAAGTTGGTTGACCGGTTGGGATCGACGTTCTTGTTACCGGTTGAAGTCATTCCCATGGCCGTGACTCCCGTGATGAAGGCGATCGCCAAATTAGGCGGCCAGCCTCAACTGCGGATGGGAGTCAAAAAAGCCGGCCCCGTGATTACCGATCAAGGCAACATGGTTATTGATGTTAAATTTGACCAAATCGATAACCCGGCTGAATTAGAAGCCACTCTGAATAATATTCCTGGGGTTCTGGAAAACGGTCTTTTTGTTGGCGTTGCCGACATCATTCTCGTTGGAGAAGTCAAAGATAACCAACCCTCAGTGCGCGAGTTTTAG
- a CDS encoding DUF2325 domain-containing protein, with product MTMNIDISELDRLENSVQDLLSAAKLELEATRLEQQRDEQVQAAVAEIEKRLKPLLADVEKILTDFDRMSLGDSMTRQKLEEKAADLRQQLEEAPILAAQVADRQLILNEERLLDEQLADRTHRWRQELKADLLDMIAEQEDFYSATDAAVAIRPYIQDLKGVQGLEEVVEALIDQINSYSKEGPVARLRGSHEQTLNFIYDKAMENRARVELPRNVQPRTRHRVSEKQPNRYTSLQGKIVVFGGHDKLATAVKNRLRSSNVDLNWCTAQDGLQMAQQVESHIASADLVLIVTGYASHALTEKAMQAAQAVGLAPEMINTTGMTKVLERIEIALKSKLLARRLNNSTK from the coding sequence ATGACTATGAATATAGATATCTCAGAATTAGATCGTCTCGAAAATTCCGTACAAGATCTATTATCTGCTGCCAAGCTAGAGCTAGAAGCTACTCGCTTGGAACAGCAGCGAGACGAGCAAGTTCAAGCCGCTGTTGCCGAAATTGAAAAACGACTCAAACCCTTACTAGCTGATGTGGAAAAAATACTAACAGATTTCGATCGCATGAGCCTTGGTGATAGTATGACCCGACAAAAACTAGAAGAAAAAGCAGCCGATCTGCGCCAACAATTGGAAGAGGCTCCTATCTTAGCGGCCCAAGTGGCCGACCGCCAATTAATCCTGAATGAAGAACGGTTGCTCGACGAACAATTAGCCGATCGAACCCATCGCTGGCGACAGGAATTGAAAGCCGATCTGCTCGATATGATTGCCGAACAAGAGGATTTTTATAGCGCCACCGATGCTGCGGTTGCCATCCGACCTTATATTCAAGACCTCAAAGGAGTTCAAGGACTAGAAGAAGTGGTCGAAGCCTTGATCGATCAAATCAATTCCTATAGCAAAGAAGGCCCGGTTGCCCGCTTGCGCGGCTCTCACGAGCAAACCCTTAATTTTATCTATGATAAGGCTATGGAAAACCGCGCTCGCGTCGAACTGCCACGTAACGTGCAACCTCGCACTCGTCACCGCGTTTCGGAAAAACAACCCAATCGCTATACTTCTTTGCAAGGAAAAATTGTCGTGTTTGGCGGCCATGATAAGTTAGCAACAGCCGTGAAAAATCGCTTGCGATCGTCAAATGTGGATCTAAATTGGTGTACGGCCCAAGATGGCTTGCAAATGGCCCAGCAGGTGGAAAGCCATATTGCCAGTGCCGATCTAGTGTTGATCGTGACCGGGTATGCCAGTCATGCGCTCACCGAAAAAGCCATGCAAGCGGCTCAAGCAGTGGGATTAGCTCCAGAGATGATTAACACGACGGGAATGACCAAGGTTTTGGAAAGAATTGAGATAGCATTAAAGTCTAAGTTACTGGCTCGTCGGTTAAATAATTCGACAAAATAA
- a CDS encoding response regulator: protein MPEVISHERFCVEVIEIMSFTSDPSPRADILVVDDTPENLRLLVKILREKSYKVRPVPNGQLALSAIAASPPDLVLLDVMMPGMNGYQVCEILKSQPHTQSIPIVFITAMNEVLDKVKGFSLGAVDYIIKPFEIEEVLVRVHTHLENSLLQKRLQEKNIELELALDQLKQTQNQLIQSEKMAILGQLMAGIAHEINTPLGAIRASADNMSNFFNYTLEKIPDFFHNLKEPEREFFRKISDRVPEGDIHLSSREKRACRRQLTKQLTAGCVTSPDSIADSLVDIGICEEIDEIVPQLQEDENRHILDMVYQISSIRKSFKTILTATERAAKVVIALKRYARQDLTSHKELAQVELGLDTALTLYQNKFKHGIEIVKNYEPVPPIWCYVDELNQVWTNLINNAMQAMNYKGTITIDLFQVGDRITVKIKDTGSGIKPEHMPQIFEVFFTTKSPGEGSGLGLDIVKKIIDKHQGTIEVKSVPGNTEFTVTLPIVKLEVNS, encoded by the coding sequence GTGCCAGAAGTTATCTCCCACGAGCGCTTTTGCGTTGAGGTCATTGAAATTATGTCATTCACTTCCGATCCATCTCCTAGAGCTGATATTCTTGTAGTTGACGATACTCCAGAGAATCTCAGGCTTTTGGTGAAAATTTTGCGGGAGAAATCCTATAAAGTTAGACCTGTCCCCAATGGTCAATTAGCATTATCGGCGATCGCAGCAAGTCCTCCCGACTTAGTCCTACTCGATGTCATGATGCCTGGGATGAATGGATATCAGGTCTGCGAAATCCTCAAAAGCCAACCTCACACTCAATCCATTCCGATTGTTTTCATCACGGCAATGAATGAAGTGTTAGACAAGGTGAAAGGCTTTAGCCTAGGCGCTGTAGACTATATCATTAAGCCTTTTGAGATCGAAGAGGTTCTCGTCCGGGTACATACTCATTTAGAGAATAGTCTCCTGCAAAAACGATTGCAAGAGAAAAATATTGAACTCGAATTAGCCCTAGACCAACTCAAACAAACCCAAAATCAATTAATTCAATCAGAAAAAATGGCGATCTTGGGACAGCTGATGGCTGGCATCGCTCATGAAATTAATACTCCCCTCGGAGCCATTCGAGCCTCAGCCGATAATATGTCTAACTTTTTTAACTATACATTAGAGAAAATACCCGATTTCTTTCATAACCTCAAAGAACCCGAGCGAGAATTTTTTCGGAAAATCAGCGATCGCGTTCCAGAAGGAGACATTCATCTATCTAGCCGCGAAAAACGTGCTTGTCGCCGCCAGTTAACCAAGCAACTTACGGCCGGTTGCGTAACCAGTCCCGACAGCATCGCCGATAGCCTAGTCGATATTGGCATTTGTGAAGAAATTGATGAGATCGTTCCCCAACTACAGGAGGATGAGAATCGCCACATTCTGGACATGGTCTATCAAATCTCGAGTATTCGCAAAAGTTTTAAGACCATTCTCACGGCAACCGAACGAGCGGCAAAAGTGGTGATTGCCCTGAAGCGATATGCCAGACAAGATTTGACCAGTCATAAAGAACTAGCCCAAGTGGAGTTAGGATTAGATACAGCCCTAACATTGTACCAAAATAAATTCAAACATGGCATTGAAATCGTCAAAAACTACGAACCCGTACCGCCGATTTGGTGCTATGTTGACGAACTCAACCAAGTGTGGACTAACCTGATTAATAATGCGATGCAAGCCATGAATTACAAAGGAACAATAACCATCGATTTGTTCCAAGTTGGCGATCGCATTACGGTGAAGATAAAAGATACAGGTTCGGGAATAAAGCCAGAACACATGCCGCAGATTTTTGAGGTATTCTTTACCACGAAATCTCCAGGAGAAGGCAGTGGACTAGGACTAGACATCGTCAAAAAAATTATTGACAAACATCAGGGGACAATCGAAGTCAAATCTGTTCCTGGTAATACTGAATTTACCGTAACATTACCTATCGTCAAGCTAGAGGTAAACTCCTAA